In Lactococcus protaetiae, the genomic window GGAGATAAAACTTCAAGTCCTTTATATGGTATGTATGTAAAAGCTGTTTTTGCTTTAGAATAAATGAGCTACAGTTTAACTTAGTTTTGGTGAAAATTAGTTTGTTTTGGGAACAAATATCTGAGGGAATTTTTTAATGAAGATGGAGAGAACAACCATTGCTGCTACGGCAGTAAGGATTCCGCTGATGCCGTTTACGGCGAGTGAGTAAGCCACGGCTCCCCAACCTTTCCATGCGTACTGACTCCAAAAGATGATACCTGCAATAAAGTGGAAGAAGTATTTAACAAGAACAGCTATGAAAATCCCTAATAAGACAGGGGGAAACTTGAGCTGGAGTGTTTTTTGGCGGAAAAGACCAGCAAGACCCAGAGAGAGTGGCGCTAAGATATATTCTAGAGAGGCTTGGCTGAGTGTGAGGATATAAGCATGCCCAGTGATAATTGCAAGGATTCCCCAAATGAGCCCGCCAATAACTCCTGCAACAAATCCACGACGTAAACTTAGTAGCAAGATTGGAATACAGGCTATTTCGATGATAATCCAGCCATAGACAGTATTAGGAATAAGGCTGATGATGAAAGCAAGCGCAGCCATGAAGGCTATCTCAGTCAACAAACGGATGTTGAATTTAGAATTAGACATAAAAAATCTCCTTTTTGATTAGCACGAAAGGAGGGTTTTGAGAGGTGGCATTATTTGCCTTATAACACATTCCTACGCTGGCATTACCCAGATCAGGTCAGATGGTATTTCTCACTCGCTTTTGCGAGACCCATTGTGCAAAAATATTTTACGTATCTAAGTTTAGCATAATTTTGAGAGAAAGTCATTTTAGAGGGATTAAAAGTAAAAGAAAACGAAGCTTATAAACTTCGTTTTTACAATCATACTGGCTATTTTTTCGTATTCTTTCTATCTTTATTTCGCTTTTTACCTACTAATGCGGTAGTAGCAACTCCTAGTGTGGCAAGACCTGCCAAACCTAGAGCAGAGGTAGCAGTC contains:
- the thiT gene encoding energy-coupled thiamine transporter ThiT, which translates into the protein MSNSKFNIRLLTEIAFMAALAFIISLIPNTVYGWIIIEIACIPILLLSLRRGFVAGVIGGLIWGILAIITGHAYILTLSQASLEYILAPLSLGLAGLFRQKTLQLKFPPVLLGIFIAVLVKYFFHFIAGIIFWSQYAWKGWGAVAYSLAVNGISGILTAVAAMVVLSIFIKKFPQIFVPKTN